CTCATTGAGGATTATTGAATAAATCTAGAATTTCATCTGGTAAAGGATCGTTGAAGTCATCAGGAACAATAAATTTTCCTTTAGCTAAACCAATTGGTAGCAGTTTTTTCTGTTGTCGATAATATTCAACTACTCTGTCAATATCTTCATTGGTTATGGGAATCTGATTTAATTTAAACTATTTATCTATTAAATTGGTTTGTCTCATTTCTATTATTTCTTTATTTCTTTTGATAATAAAAGGGTTATTTTCTATTTCATATCTAATTCTTTTGGCAGTAGGTAATAATGATGCTAGATACGCGAAAACAAATAACATTGCTCCCAAACCTATTATTAATATTAAAAGAGCGATTTTTAGCTTAATAGACATTTAAAAATATATAAAAACGAACAAAAATAAAGAAAAAATCACAAAAAAACAAAAATATAATGCGATCTAAAATACATAAAACCACTTTTCGTACCGATATGACTCTCTAATTTTTAAAATGTCGTTATTGTCTATTTCTAAGAATGTAACAGCTCTTTTAAAATCAGAATACATAAGCCTACCTTTGGCAAGTTTGTAGTATTGTATTGCTTGTTCGTGCAAATAAATATTATTTAGCTTAATTCCTGTTATTTTTGATAAGCTATTAAATTTAGCTTATTTCGTAATATTATTTTTGCATTTTCTGAAATATTTTCATCAGCGAGCAATTCTTTTAATCTCAAAAAGTCTCGTTTATTGAATTCATCCGTAAAATCGTAGATAATATTAGCTCGTGATAAAGTCCAAATACAAAAAGGAAAAAATGAAAATAAAATAATAGTTTTTGGGTCTAAATTTTCTTGTATCAAATTGCTAATATGGCTTATAATTTCTTGCATAATATTTTTTTCGATACATTTAGTTTAAGGAGAGTGCAACAATAAATTATTATTAAGTCGTATAGATCGTTTGATTATTCTCTTTGTGTTAATTATAAACCTGCTGATATGTATGCCTTGCTTATAGTAATTTTTACCCTTTTTTCGACTTTTTCCCGTCTCTCTGTTTAATCATTAAATAAACCGCAGGAACACAATAGAAAGCGAATATGGAAGAACCACTTACAATATCTGCGATCGCAATAGCCAAAGATCGCCAGAAAAGACCTCCGTTAACTAACAGGGGAATAAAGCCCGCGATGGTAGTCACGGTAGTGGTAACAACATGACGAGTAGCCTTGACTACTACGTTTTCAACCGTAGAGAGACCGCCTTCTCTGATTGATTGATTTAATAACCTGAAGACAATTCACAGTAAGCGTGTTTTTGAATTATATTTAGAATTAACAATTACTTTTTTATATGCTTGCTCTGATTATTGTCGTCGCCATAGTTATACTTGGTTCGGCTATTTGTTCGGGAACGGAAACGGCACTACTAACCATTTCCCCCATTAAAGTTAGACAACTGGCTCAAACTAAGAAGCCCGCAGCCTTAGCCTTGGCAAGCATTCGTCTCAAGATAAATCGACCGATCGCCACAGTTGTAATTCTCAACAATATTTTTAATATCGTCGGCAGTATTTTTATTGGTAATCTGACTACTAAGGTTCTGGGGGATGCTTGGTTAGGTATTTTTTCAGGGGTTTTAACTTTTTTGATTATAGTTTTTGGCGAAATCGCACCTAAAACAATCTGTCAACGCTACGCTGAACCAATTTGTTTATTTGTGGCAATTCCTGTTAAATATTTAACGGTAATTTTTACCCCCATAGTTTTGTTAGTAGAATACGCTACTACACCATTTACCCAGGGAAAAATTCTTCCTACTACCGATGAAGCAGAAATTAAATTTTTGACTAATATTGGCTATCAAGAAGGAGTAATTGAAGACGACGAAGCGGAGATGATTCAAAGGGTATTTCAGCTAAACGACCTTAATGCCTCAGATTTGATGACTCCCCGAATTATTATTACTTACCTAAAAGGCGAGCAAACTTTGGATGAATCCCAGCAAGATATTATTAAATCTCAGCATACTCGCATCTTAGTCATTGATGACACGATTGATAATGTCACAGGCTTGGTGCTAAAAGACGAATTATTAACCGCTATGATTACAGGAAATAGCGATCGCCTTATTAATACCCTCAAGCGTCCTGTTCATTTTGTCCCCGAAACTAATCGCGCCGACAAACTTCTCAAAGTATTCCAGGAAAATCGCGAACACTTGGCGGTGGTATTAGACGAATATGGTGGTGTGGCAGGAGTAGTTACCCTAGAAGATGTTTTAGAAGTTCTCACAGGAGAAATTGTCGATGAAACCGATCGCAATGTAGACTTACAGGAAATTGCCCGTAAAAAGCGTTTGCGCCTTCTTCGGTCTAGAGGAATCAATAATGAAAATGAATAGTTATTGTTTAAAAATCACAATCAAAACGTCTGACGTGAATTGAAAAAGGAAGCTCGGTGAGGTTTCCGCACCTTGAGCAAGCCTTCCTTGTTTGTCTGGGCGTTGATTGTGCCTATCCCAAATACTCAGCAATTTGTTGAACTTTTAATCCCTTCGCCTTCTGGCGTAATGCTATTGCCCTTTGTTTGGTGCGTCGAGGTATTGTTTGTACTACTTCAAACTCTTGTAATGTTTGATTTTCCTCTTTCGTTAAAATTACTTTGAATGCTGTTGGCATTCTTTAATATGATGCGGTTTTGGCGACCTTTTTATTTTATGCTTTTTTAGGTGGAGCTACTTATTGCCATTGACCGCTTTGCTTTACCTGCCTGCTTCTGCTTAAACCGAACTCACGTTAAGTAGGTAGGCGTAAATAATTGTTAGACTCGAAAAACAAAATCTAGTTTTAATTCGTTATTCTGCCTTATTACTTATTCGAACCATTTTTCAACTAATTTGACATATCTACTTATATAATGCGATCGCTTGAGCTATTTTATCAAACATATTTGTTACGTCCTGTCCTGTCTTTGCCGAAGTTATATAGGTGGCAATTACTTGTTCAGAATCAAAATTGTATGCTTCACTAAGTTTGTTTAGCTTTTCTTGGGCGACTAAATCAGCCTTGTTTAAACTTATTACTATTGTGCTTTTTGGTTTTAATAAAGTTATTTGGCTGTTGATTAAATAAGCGAGTCAATCTTTGAACTTCACCATTGACTAAATTAGGACTGGGAGCAATCTTCAGTTCGATAACCAAGTTATCGAACTGAAGATTATTTAGACTAGCAATTTTTTGTGTAATTGCCCCTGCTTGATTTTTGAGATATTCGCTAGGAACTCTGCCACTAATTGTTAGTATTCCTTGATTTACATAGGGTTCTAAGCGATAAATAGATAGTTCTGGTGCAGCATCTAGTTTTGCTGCTGTTATTTGTTCAATATTGTGAGCTACATTGCTACGGTAGCTGATAATTCCCCAAGGAATCAGAACTAAACCCAGAATAAATGCTATTAGCCACAACAACGTCGACGGAGAAGACTTAAGTTTAGACGGCTGGGGATCTTCTTGGTAGATTAGCTTTTCTAATGCGACTCTAATTTGCGGAGGATTGGTTGTCATGTCTCCCTGATAATTGGCGATCGCCCTACCATGCTTGAGTACGATTTCCCCTAAAAACCGTCGAATTCTGACTCGGAATTCTTTTGTCGGTTCTCCCTTAACCACTACAGCTAGATAATAATAGCCAGCTACCTCAATGGGAATCTGCCAATCACCATAATCGATTGCGTCTAATTCTGAACCAGAGGTAATGTAGCTCTACCATCAA
This DNA window, taken from Pleurocapsa sp. FMAR1, encodes the following:
- a CDS encoding BON domain-containing protein, whose protein sequence is MVKGEPTKEFRVRIRRFLGEIVLKHGRAIANYQGDMTTNPPQIRVALEKLIYQEDPQPSKLKSSPSTLLWLIAFILGLVLIPWGIISYRSNVAHNIEQITAAKLDAAPELSIYRLEPYVNQGILTISGRVPSEYLKNQAGAITQKIASLNNLQFDNLVIELKIAPSPNLVNGEVQRLTRLFNQQPNNFIKTKKHNSNKFKQG
- a CDS encoding hemolysin family protein, which encodes MLALIIVVAIVILGSAICSGTETALLTISPIKVRQLAQTKKPAALALASIRLKINRPIATVVILNNIFNIVGSIFIGNLTTKVLGDAWLGIFSGVLTFLIIVFGEIAPKTICQRYAEPICLFVAIPVKYLTVIFTPIVLLVEYATTPFTQGKILPTTDEAEIKFLTNIGYQEGVIEDDEAEMIQRVFQLNDLNASDLMTPRIIITYLKGEQTLDESQQDIIKSQHTRILVIDDTIDNVTGLVLKDELLTAMITGNSDRLINTLKRPVHFVPETNRADKLLKVFQENREHLAVVLDEYGGVAGVVTLEDVLEVLTGEIVDETDRNVDLQEIARKKRLRLLRSRGINNENE
- a CDS encoding Rab family GTPase — its product is MNSQITLLKPKSTIVISLNKADLVAQEKLNKLSEAYNFDSEQVIATYITSAKTGQDVTNMFDKIAQAIALYK